One segment of Carya illinoinensis cultivar Pawnee chromosome 13, C.illinoinensisPawnee_v1, whole genome shotgun sequence DNA contains the following:
- the LOC122291039 gene encoding uncharacterized protein LOC122291039, with amino-acid sequence MPLAGRGRGRSRGVCYGRGRSSCEPSVRGRAPVATLNLRGDGMSTSDDSTVPPDVVPSTEPQEQGVEVDSTIPTNGNGLLFTSPCCENYTIFTSRLTWLVKHHVDLSHPSWHDLPDNEKEELIARVRADFVLDWTKKNHRDTVTKTLRKRFNHIRYELHKIYKSYKTNEEALANVPELVTPATWVKLCARWSSAEFRMISEKNKSNRAKQQTNHTAGRTSFVRLMQMRSESDKHLIDFFKEVRWSKKKGKFVTPATEEKHNEMVAKYSKLEPKKQTKDVAASIFREVLGHRPGYARGLGEMVIPESSRQNTAEKFAALTERAERHEKDAEYYKNQLEELRGNVEKVLAKQAEYDKLLSSYMESQRQTQGESHRETQGPA; translated from the exons ATGCCTTTAGCTGGAAGAGGTAGAGGTCGATCACGTGGTGTATGCTATGGTCGAGGGAGATCTTCCTGCGAACCAAGCGTTAGAGGTAGAGCACCCGTTGCTACATTGAATCTTAGAGGTGATGGCATGTCAACCTCAGATGACTCAACCGTGCCACCAGATGTCGTCCCAAGCACCGAACCGCAAGAGCAGGGGGTTGAGGTGGACTCAACCATACCGACAAATGGTAATGGTTTgctgttt ACATCACCATGTTGTGAAAACTATACAATATTTACAAGTAGGCTTACATGGTTGGTGAAGCACCATGTCGACCTGAGTCACCCGAGCTGGCATGATTTACCAGATAATGAGAAGGAAGAGTTGATTGCTCGTGTCCGG GCGGACTTTGTCCTTGACTGGACGAAGAAGAATCACCGCGATACAGTAACGAAGACACTTAGGAAGAGGTTCAATCATATTCGGTATGAACTTCACAAAATATACAAGAGTTACAAGACGAACGAAGAAGCTCTTGCGAATGTGCCAGAGTTGGTGACACCAGCTACTTGGGTGAAGTTATGCGCTCGATGGTCAAGCGCGGAATTTAGG ATGATatctgagaaaaataaaagtaatagagCGAAACAACAAACAAACCACACGGCTGGACGAACCTCATTCGTAAGACTAATGCAAATGAGG TCTGAGAGTGATAAGCACCTTATTGATTTCTTTAAAGAGGTGAGGTGGAGTAAGAAGAAGGGTAAATTTGTGACTCCAGCGACGGAAGAGAAACAT AATGAAATGGTTGCCAAGTACTCTAAGTTAGAGCCTAAGAAGCAGACTAAGGATGTTGCTGCATCAATCTTTAGGGAGGTACTAGGCCACAGGCCAGGGTATGCAAGGGGGTTGGGGGAGATGGTTATCCCTGAGTCATCTAGACAGAACACTGCAGAAAAATTTGCAGCATTAACAGAACGTGCAGAGAGGCATGAGAAGGATGCTGAGTATTACAAGAATCAGTTGGAAGAATTACGGGGGAATGTAGAGAAAGTGTTGGCGAAGCAAGCTGAGTACGACAAATTATTAAGTTCATACATGGAATCACAGAGGCAAACCCAAGGAGAGTCTCATAGAGAAACTCAAGGACCTGCATAG
- the LOC122291040 gene encoding uncharacterized protein LOC122291040, translating into MDKSWMKITDRFRSSEYATGVKDFITLARSHSTSDEIRCPCTLCSNNYFIPINQVERHLFIKGIEPTYTTWIFHGEEEDLPFIDDDDLHDPEQADPYIDDIDVMLQDIRVGNFPNVPSLESFYAGGSTSVGSESTMNFDQLLVDSQRPLYEGCSKYSKLSFLVKLLHIKTLGGWSIKSFDMLLQILQSAFPNALLPKSYQEAQNLERGLRFSYTKIHACPNDCILYWRENAKKQECPKSANMRWHRDQRVNEEGIQRHPADSEVWKAFDQQHTWFAEDPRNLRLGLASDGFNPFNNLAKPYSIWPVILVPYNLPPWLCMKDPFFITSLLIPGPRSPGNDIDVYLQPLIDELLDLWENGVDTYDAKAKETFRLHAALMWTINDFPAYRNLSGWSTKGKIACPSYIDFGKSTKKRKRTTDELNWTKRSIFFQLPYWSTLKLRHNLDVMHIEKNICDNILGTLMNIAGKTKDHVNARRDLSNLNIKKELHLIQDGQHVSMPHACYTLYGAERAGFCKWLNDVKFPDGFASNIARCVSVVDCKISGMKSHDCHIFMQRLLPVAICGYLRQDIRLALTELSTYFKELCARTIKVDVLERLQSDIAVILCKLEMIFPPTFFDVIVHLAYHLPHEALLAGPV; encoded by the exons ATGGACAAGAGTTGGATGAAAATCACTGATAGATTTCGATCCAGTGAATATGCGACAGGCGTTAAAGATTTCATTACTTTGGCTCGATCTCATTCTACAAGTGATGAAATTCGGTGTCCATGTACCCTTTgttcaaataattatttcataccTATAAATCAGGTAGAGAGACATCTGTTCATTAAAGGTATTGAACCAACTTATACGACATGGATATTTCACGGCGAGGAGGAAGATTtaccttttattgatgatgatgaccttCATGATCCTGAACAAGCTGATCCTTACATTGATGACATTGATGTTATGTTACAAGACATTCGGGTAGGGAATTTCCCTAATGTTCCTTCACTCGAGTCATTCTATGCTGGGGGTTCAACCTCAGTCGGAAGTGAATCAACCATGAATTTTGACCAATTGTTGGTTGATTCACAGCGTCCTCTTTATGAAGGTTGTTCCAAGTATTCTAAACTTTCATTTTTAGTTAAGTTGCTAcacattaaaacacttggtggCTGGAGTATAAAGTCATTTGACATGCTTCTTCAAATACTACAGTCAGCTTTTCCGAATGCTCTTTTACCGAAATCATATCAAGAGGCACAGAACTTAGAGCGAGGCCTGAGATTTTCTTACACAAAAATACATGCTTGTCCAAATGATTGCATACTTTATTGGAGGGAAAATGCAAAGAAACAAGAGTGCCCTAAAT CAGCTAATATGAGGTGGCATAGGGATCAGCGTGTCAATGAGGAAGGTATTCAAAGgcatcctgctgactctgagGTCTGGAAGGCATTTGATCAACAACATACTTGGTTTGCGGAAGATCCTCGAAATTTACGGCTTGGTTTAGCCAGTGACGGCTTCAACCCTTTCAATAATTTGGCAAAACCTTACAGCATATGGCCAGTGATTTTGgtgccttacaacttgcccccgtggctatgcatgaaagatccatttttcATCACCTCATTGTTGATTCCAGGACCAAGATCTCCAGGAAATGATATCGATGTTTATTTGCAGCCTCTAATAGACGAACTATTAGATCTATGGGAAAATGGTGTCGATACATACGATGCCAAGGCCAAAGAGACTTTTCGATTGCATGCAGCTTTAATGTGGACAATTAACGACTTTCCTGCTTACAGAAATCTCTCTGGGTGGAGCACTAAGGGGAAGATAGCATGTCCATCGT ATATTGATTTTGGAAAATCTACAAAGAAGAGAAAGCGTACCACTGATGAGTTAAATTGGACCAAAAGAAGTATCTTTTTCCAATTGCCGTATTGGTCAACTCTAAAGCTTAGACATAACCTTGATGTAATGCACATTGAGAAGAACATATGTGACAACATCTTAGGAACTTTGATGAATATTGCTGGGAAAACTAAAGATCATGTCAATGCACGTCGTGACCTTTccaatctcaatataaaaaaagaattacacttgatccaggaTGGACAACACGTGAGTATGCCACATGCATGTTACACCTTGTATGGAGCTGAGAGGGCAGGTTTTTGTAAATGGTTGAATGATGTCAAGTTTCCAGATGGCTTCGCTTCTAATATTGCGAGATGTGTGAGTGTTGTCGATTGCAAAATCTCTGgcatgaaaagtcatgattgtcatatttttatgcaaagattaTTACCTGTTGCAATTTGTGGATACTTACGACAAGATATACGATTAGCATTGACTGAGTTGAGCACATATTTCAAAGAGCTTTGTGCAAGAACTATCAAGGTTGATGTGTTAGAACGGCTTCAGTCTGATATAGCCGTCATTTTGTGCAAGCTAGAGATGATATTTCCACCtacattctttgatgtaatcgTCCACCTAGCCTATCATTTGCCACATGAGGCGCTGCTTGCAGGGCCAGTttaa